The following are encoded together in the Deltaproteobacteria bacterium genome:
- a CDS encoding AsmA-like C-terminal domain-containing protein produces MKKASFIVAGGLLLLLVLLMLLVLAAPRLVNLGPVREAIQTTVSREMGGEVSCDRIILELFPRPRVILLETRLSIPDLARGSIRTATLYPRILPLLGGKFEPLKVQLESPELRLQFRPPSQEGKGKARSVSPEEAGKTPAVILTQIAAKLPDTLFRIENGSFLLSGPEQRSLNFKEIEATLRTGDRKLRVSIICTSNLWTQAIVTARINLKNFNGEGKAEVIGFRSQQLTSYLLPSGWQEIAEANVNLKFGFRIDGLEDIKVNMESPAVLVHFRQGTKEVTVKGKRLAATLHQQKNKTTVTLEKLELDYPRAKVSGRLVLQKESPRIALSLQGNEVDVSSAREVALFLGGNDSTTRDIFDVVRAGTIPLITCSARGDSLVDLQELDNIQIKGQMLDGEIFIPGAELDLKRVRGEALISHGVLTGKHLAAIEENARGWDGELRLGLEGEQWPLYLNIAMEANLGRLPLYLRRWIDNKAFLKELDMIKNLEGKAKGRLLLAGHTADFNTSVFVSGFTLAADYQRIPYSLSCSGGQFTYTDNGIEFDDLSVLMGNSTVSGLQGSISWNGRARLDVAFGRSEVVVEEIIPWLSKYQENLARALDGVEELGGILILSESKLQGPLLEPDQWSWKGSGSPKRIRIKAKQLPELLTLSGGKFKVYEDVKGQQLSLQGMQVNIMDTSLTISGSVYNYLSGLSKVDITLDGKVMPGMASWLYEKVQIPPAVRLRPPYSFSQSHLIWQPPSRFTFAGPLLFPEGPTVYINLLSDTGQLKLEKIKIEDGEATAFISFDDNPEKVVLDYKGYLTGDTVDKIVIANRFLKGWLKGGFQLQLPRDSGDSPVVQGQLEAEKVALQEEGGMPLMLEKASLTARGNQVEVSSTELLWGNARIDVSGNIRLFARQFVVDLELDADTLRWDQLKAFLQEEGGGNKTSGEKSSRVAFRGTLRLEAERFVFEKFTWVPLQAKIVFDQQQAQIELTRASLCGISTKGNLLWTPENLKVTLHPRAVDQDMNAFLLCVSGRERLATGTINLESELTASGKAEDLVGSMRGQFEFTARDGRIYHDKGLLGNLFDVLNVTEIFRGELPDLGKEGFAYSEMNIKGDIENGRLKLQEAILNGSSMELACMGEVDLVNKKLDLTVLVAPMKTVDFLIKKIPIVSQLLGGNLISIPMKVTGDWADPKVMPLSPSTVASGVLRLMERTLKLPVVLVQPLIPEKSEEKGEQTGQDEKLGPVMPDHN; encoded by the coding sequence ATGAAGAAAGCTTCATTCATTGTTGCTGGGGGCCTGCTTCTCCTACTTGTTCTTCTGATGCTTCTGGTTCTTGCTGCACCCAGATTAGTAAACCTTGGCCCGGTAAGAGAAGCAATACAGACTACAGTTTCCCGTGAAATGGGGGGAGAAGTCAGTTGCGACCGAATAATCCTGGAACTGTTTCCGCGGCCGCGGGTGATTCTGCTAGAAACCAGGCTGTCCATACCTGATCTAGCCCGAGGATCCATCAGAACTGCAACCTTGTATCCCCGTATCCTTCCTCTTTTGGGGGGCAAATTCGAACCTCTCAAGGTGCAGCTCGAGTCTCCGGAACTTCGCCTACAATTTCGTCCACCCTCCCAGGAAGGCAAAGGAAAAGCCAGGAGCGTCTCTCCTGAAGAAGCGGGTAAAACGCCGGCCGTTATTCTGACTCAGATCGCAGCGAAACTGCCGGATACCCTTTTCCGCATAGAAAATGGCAGTTTTCTCCTTTCCGGACCGGAACAGCGATCCCTCAACTTCAAGGAGATTGAAGCCACTTTGCGGACTGGAGATAGAAAACTCAGAGTGAGCATCATCTGCACCTCCAACCTCTGGACCCAGGCGATTGTAACGGCACGGATAAACCTGAAGAACTTCAATGGCGAGGGGAAAGCCGAAGTGATCGGCTTTCGTTCTCAGCAACTCACAAGCTACCTGTTGCCTTCTGGTTGGCAAGAGATAGCTGAAGCGAATGTCAACCTGAAATTCGGTTTTCGTATAGATGGACTCGAAGATATCAAGGTGAACATGGAGAGTCCTGCGGTTTTGGTACACTTTCGGCAGGGCACCAAGGAAGTCACTGTCAAGGGAAAAAGACTGGCAGCTACCCTTCACCAGCAAAAAAACAAGACCACAGTCACTCTGGAGAAACTGGAACTCGACTACCCTCGAGCCAAAGTTAGTGGAAGATTGGTGTTGCAGAAGGAGAGCCCTCGAATAGCCCTGTCTCTGCAAGGCAACGAGGTGGACGTCAGCTCCGCCAGGGAGGTGGCCCTGTTCCTGGGGGGAAATGATTCGACAACACGTGATATTTTTGACGTGGTAAGAGCAGGGACAATTCCCCTGATAACCTGCAGCGCCCGAGGTGACTCACTGGTTGATCTGCAGGAGCTGGATAACATCCAGATCAAAGGTCAGATGCTCGACGGAGAAATATTCATACCCGGCGCCGAGCTGGATCTGAAAAGGGTAAGGGGAGAGGCGCTCATTTCCCATGGCGTCCTGACAGGAAAACACCTGGCAGCAATTGAGGAAAATGCCAGGGGATGGGATGGCGAACTGCGTCTGGGCCTTGAGGGGGAACAGTGGCCTCTTTATTTGAACATTGCAATGGAGGCGAATCTGGGGCGGCTCCCTCTCTATTTGAGGAGGTGGATTGATAATAAAGCATTTCTGAAAGAACTGGACATGATAAAGAACCTCGAGGGCAAGGCTAAAGGAAGGCTGCTTCTGGCGGGGCATACTGCCGACTTCAATACATCTGTCTTTGTTTCAGGCTTCACACTTGCCGCAGACTACCAGCGAATCCCTTATTCCCTGAGCTGTAGTGGCGGACAGTTTACCTATACTGACAACGGAATTGAGTTCGACGATCTCTCTGTGCTGATGGGCAATTCTACAGTCTCTGGCCTGCAGGGGAGTATTTCCTGGAATGGCAGAGCTCGATTGGATGTGGCCTTTGGCAGAAGTGAGGTCGTGGTGGAGGAGATCATCCCCTGGCTCAGCAAGTATCAGGAAAATTTGGCCAGAGCACTCGATGGGGTCGAGGAGCTGGGGGGGATTTTGATTCTGTCCGAATCAAAATTGCAGGGTCCTCTTTTGGAGCCCGACCAGTGGAGTTGGAAGGGATCCGGTAGCCCGAAGCGAATTCGTATCAAGGCCAAACAATTGCCCGAGCTGCTCACCTTGAGTGGAGGAAAATTTAAAGTTTACGAGGACGTGAAGGGCCAGCAGTTGTCTTTGCAGGGGATGCAAGTGAATATCATGGACACCAGCCTGACCATCTCAGGTTCTGTCTACAATTATTTGAGTGGCTTGAGCAAAGTGGACATCACTCTGGACGGCAAGGTGATGCCGGGCATGGCGTCCTGGCTATATGAGAAGGTCCAGATCCCACCCGCCGTACGATTGCGACCACCTTATTCATTTTCTCAGTCCCATCTGATCTGGCAGCCACCATCTAGATTTACTTTTGCTGGTCCTCTGTTATTTCCAGAAGGCCCCACTGTTTATATCAACTTGCTCTCCGATACTGGTCAACTAAAACTCGAGAAAATAAAAATAGAAGATGGTGAAGCAACCGCGTTCATCTCTTTTGACGATAACCCGGAAAAAGTAGTTCTGGACTACAAGGGCTATCTCACGGGAGATACGGTGGACAAGATTGTCATAGCCAATCGATTCCTCAAGGGCTGGTTGAAGGGAGGTTTCCAGCTACAACTGCCAAGAGATTCTGGTGACAGCCCTGTAGTTCAAGGGCAACTCGAGGCGGAAAAAGTGGCGTTGCAGGAGGAGGGAGGGATGCCACTGATGTTGGAGAAAGCATCTCTAACTGCCAGAGGAAACCAGGTCGAGGTGAGCTCTACAGAGCTCCTCTGGGGCAATGCTAGAATAGACGTTTCCGGCAATATCAGGCTATTTGCACGCCAGTTTGTTGTTGATCTCGAACTTGATGCGGATACGCTTCGTTGGGATCAGCTGAAAGCATTCCTGCAAGAAGAAGGGGGCGGCAACAAGACTTCCGGAGAGAAGAGCAGCAGGGTTGCTTTCCGGGGTACGCTGAGGCTGGAGGCTGAACGTTTCGTTTTTGAAAAATTCACCTGGGTCCCCTTGCAGGCAAAGATCGTTTTTGACCAGCAACAAGCGCAAATCGAGCTGACCAGAGCCTCTTTGTGTGGCATCTCCACCAAAGGCAACTTGCTGTGGACACCTGAAAATCTTAAGGTAACACTTCACCCCAGGGCAGTCGACCAGGATATGAACGCATTCTTGTTGTGTGTCTCGGGTCGTGAAAGATTGGCCACTGGCACTATCAACCTCGAGAGTGAACTGACGGCTTCCGGAAAAGCTGAAGACCTTGTGGGCAGCATGCGAGGACAGTTTGAATTCACTGCCAGGGACGGCCGCATTTATCATGACAAAGGGTTGCTTGGGAATCTCTTTGATGTGCTCAACGTGACAGAGATTTTCAGAGGCGAGCTGCCAGACCTGGGCAAAGAGGGTTTTGCCTACAGTGAAATGAATATCAAAGGGGATATCGAGAATGGTAGGCTGAAGCTGCAAGAGGCAATACTGAATGGCTCTTCAATGGAGCTGGCCTGCATGGGTGAAGTGGATCTTGTTAATAAGAAGTTGGATCTCACAGTGCTTGTGGCTCCCATGAAGACAGTAGACTTTCTGATAAAAAAAATTCCCATCGTAAGCCAGCTGCTGGGAGGGAATCTTATTTCCATACCAATGAAGGTGACTGGTGATTGGGCAGATCCGAAGGTTATGCCGCTGTCTCCTTCCACGGTAGCTTCTGGAGTATTGCGGCTGATGGAAAGGACGCTGAAACTTCCGGTGGTGCTGGTGCAACCGCTGATTCCAGAAAAGAGTGAGGAGAAAGGGGAGCAAACAGGACAGGATGAAAAACTTGGTCCGGTCATGCCCGATCATAATTGA
- a CDS encoding efflux RND transporter periplasmic adaptor subunit, giving the protein MPLIVLLFLGVLLTAGCGKEEKPPEIIRSIRWMKLTEYSPRQVRRISGTTKPVEQTALSFAVGGTVEKVKVNLGDQVKKGQILAELDKQPFILAVRDAEAALAKAQAQVVERRANYERILALYESNNASKAELDSARADFDSAKSQVEAAKAQLGLAKRDLRKTVLRAPYDGTISLKEIEPFMEIPAGKPVFGLDGEESGFEVKTAVPESLVIHLKVGDRAEVIFPTLDFKKVPGVITEVSARSIVASTYPVTVRLEERFSELRAGMSVEVAFEFTPVSESGKPVTRGIAVPMSAILVGSDKTNYVFVYDEGSSTVKKTQVKVLNLRDNDMIIEPGPVKAGDIIAIAGVQFLTDGQKVKLMEEKGKPVGTEK; this is encoded by the coding sequence ATGCCACTAATTGTCTTACTTTTTTTGGGGGTGCTATTAACAGCCGGTTGTGGGAAAGAAGAAAAACCGCCCGAAATTATCCGTTCAATCAGATGGATGAAGCTGACCGAGTACTCACCCAGGCAGGTGAGGAGGATCTCGGGTACCACAAAGCCTGTGGAACAGACGGCCCTGAGCTTTGCCGTGGGGGGTACTGTCGAGAAGGTCAAGGTGAATCTGGGCGATCAAGTAAAAAAAGGACAGATCCTGGCCGAACTCGATAAACAACCATTCATACTGGCAGTCAGAGATGCCGAAGCTGCACTGGCAAAGGCCCAGGCCCAGGTGGTGGAGCGGCGAGCCAACTATGAGAGGATCCTCGCCCTCTACGAGTCGAACAATGCCAGCAAGGCCGAGTTGGATTCGGCCCGCGCTGACTTTGACAGTGCCAAGAGCCAGGTGGAGGCGGCCAAGGCCCAACTGGGACTTGCAAAGCGCGACTTGCGCAAGACCGTGCTGAGAGCGCCATATGACGGGACTATCTCTTTGAAAGAAATCGAGCCCTTCATGGAGATTCCCGCAGGAAAACCGGTATTCGGCCTGGACGGCGAAGAGTCAGGCTTCGAGGTGAAGACTGCAGTACCCGAATCCCTGGTGATTCATTTGAAGGTGGGTGACCGGGCTGAGGTTATTTTTCCCACACTGGATTTCAAGAAGGTTCCCGGAGTGATTACCGAGGTCAGCGCCAGGTCGATAGTGGCGAGCACCTATCCGGTGACTGTGAGGTTGGAGGAAAGATTCTCGGAACTCAGAGCGGGAATGTCAGTGGAAGTTGCTTTTGAGTTCACTCCAGTGTCAGAAAGCGGCAAACCGGTAACCAGGGGGATTGCGGTTCCCATGTCCGCCATTCTAGTGGGGTCAGATAAGACGAATTATGTTTTTGTCTATGACGAAGGCAGCTCCACTGTAAAGAAGACGCAAGTGAAAGTGTTGAATCTGCGCGACAACGACATGATCATTGAACCGGGCCCTGTAAAGGCCGGGGACATTATAGCTATTGCCGGTGTGCAATTCTTGACGGATGGACAGAAGGTTAAACTGATGGAGGAAAAAGGTAAGCCTGTGGGCACAGAAAAGTAA